A window of the Leucothrix mucor DSM 2157 genome harbors these coding sequences:
- the yidD gene encoding membrane protein insertion efficiency factor YidD produces the protein MKQIFLWLIRGYQLFLSPVIGANCRHEPTCSRYSFQAIERFGALKGLWLTVKRVGKCHPWGTWGYDPVPEKKEPHQ, from the coding sequence ATGAAGCAGATTTTTCTCTGGTTAATCCGGGGTTATCAGTTATTTTTAAGTCCGGTGATTGGCGCGAACTGCCGCCATGAGCCGACTTGCTCACGTTATTCCTTTCAGGCAATTGAACGCTTTGGCGCTTTGAAAGGCTTATGGCTTACGGTGAAGCGGGTTGGCAAATGCCACCCTTGGGGAACTTGGGGCTACGATCCGGTTCCTGAGAAAAAAGAACCACATCAATAA
- the hisI gene encoding phosphoribosyl-AMP cyclohydrolase has translation MTDSTTQAAIPNDTFIEQFIAQLTFNEDGLIPAIAQQHDTGEVLMMAWMNSTSIAETLKNNRVCYWSRSRQSLWRKGESSGQVQLLKGFRIDCDADTLLLEVDQTGPACHTGRRSCFYRVVEGNELITDSEPLIDPKTLYGK, from the coding sequence ATGACTGATTCCACAACTCAAGCCGCTATTCCAAATGATACCTTTATCGAGCAATTTATCGCTCAGCTAACGTTTAACGAGGATGGATTGATTCCGGCGATTGCTCAACAGCATGATACCGGCGAAGTCTTGATGATGGCGTGGATGAATTCCACATCGATTGCTGAGACATTGAAGAATAACCGCGTGTGCTACTGGTCCCGTTCGCGTCAGTCTTTATGGCGCAAGGGTGAAAGCTCCGGTCAGGTGCAGTTGCTAAAAGGCTTCCGCATTGATTGCGATGCCGACACACTGCTATTAGAAGTTGATCAAACCGGTCCAGCGTGCCACACAGGCCGCCGCAGCTGTTTCTACCGAGTCGTGGAAGGCAACGAGCTAATCACAGACTCAGAGCCACTCATTGATCCTAAGACACTCTACGGAAAATGA
- a CDS encoding gamma-butyrobetaine hydroxylase-like domain-containing protein, whose product MTPTNIALHQKSRVLELTWPDNVVHQLPCEYLRVYSPSAEVRGHGPGQEKLQLGKESVNITAIEPVGRYAVKLVFDDKHDSGLYDWNLLRDLGDNYEAHWADYLRRCEEANYVRQTDVQVS is encoded by the coding sequence ATGACACCAACCAATATCGCGCTGCATCAGAAATCACGGGTGCTGGAACTGACCTGGCCAGATAATGTAGTGCATCAATTGCCGTGTGAATATTTACGGGTTTACTCGCCTTCAGCGGAGGTGCGTGGCCACGGGCCGGGACAGGAAAAACTGCAACTGGGCAAAGAGTCGGTCAATATCACCGCCATTGAGCCCGTTGGTCGCTATGCAGTGAAATTAGTGTTTGATGATAAGCACGACAGCGGTTTGTATGACTGGAACTTGCTGCGCGACTTAGGCGATAACTATGAAGCCCACTGGGCAGACTATTTACGTCGCTGCGAAGAGGCCAATTACGTTCGTCAAACTGATGTACAGGTAAGCTAA
- the hslU gene encoding ATP-dependent protease ATPase subunit HslU — protein MSMTPREIVQELDKHVVGQQQAKRAVAIALRNRWRRQQLGEDLRHEVTPKNILMIGPTGVGKTEIARRLAKLANAPFIKVEATKFTEVGYVGKEVDSIIRDLADIAIKLTREQEVEKHKYRAEDAAEDRVLDILLPSPKTETTDASWTSAETTDSATRQKFRKKLREGQLDDKEIEIDVAQAAASVDIMAPPGMEDMASQLQGMFANMGADKKQKRKVKIKEALKLLAEEEAHKMLNNDEIKQIAIKNVEQNGIVFLDEIDKVVRKGQSGGADVSREGVQRDLLPLIEGTSVTTKHGIIKTDHILFIASGAFHLAKPSDLIPELQGRLPIRVELEALTAKDFERILVEPHASLTEQYVGLLQTEGVNLTFTQDGIERIAKHAFDVNSSTENIGARRLHTIVERLLEDELYRAPDCEAEVVVDGKKVDDTLGPLVQDEDLSRYIL, from the coding sequence ATGTCAATGACTCCTCGGGAAATCGTACAGGAACTCGACAAACATGTTGTCGGGCAACAGCAAGCCAAGCGCGCGGTAGCCATTGCGCTGCGTAATCGCTGGCGTCGGCAGCAGTTAGGCGAAGATTTGCGCCATGAAGTTACCCCTAAAAATATTCTGATGATCGGGCCTACCGGTGTCGGTAAAACCGAAATTGCACGCCGCTTAGCGAAACTGGCGAACGCGCCATTCATTAAAGTGGAAGCCACTAAATTTACCGAAGTGGGTTATGTCGGTAAGGAAGTTGACTCCATTATTCGTGATTTAGCGGATATTGCGATTAAGCTAACGCGTGAACAAGAAGTTGAAAAGCACAAATACCGTGCTGAAGATGCTGCAGAAGACCGCGTATTAGATATTCTGCTGCCTTCACCCAAGACAGAAACGACAGATGCTAGCTGGACTAGCGCTGAAACCACCGATAGTGCGACGCGTCAGAAATTCCGCAAGAAATTGCGCGAAGGCCAGTTAGACGACAAAGAGATCGAAATTGATGTCGCCCAAGCGGCGGCCAGTGTAGACATCATGGCACCACCGGGCATGGAAGATATGGCGAGCCAGTTACAAGGCATGTTCGCGAATATGGGTGCAGACAAAAAGCAAAAGCGCAAAGTGAAGATCAAAGAAGCGCTGAAGCTGTTGGCTGAAGAAGAAGCCCACAAGATGCTGAACAACGACGAAATCAAACAGATTGCGATTAAAAACGTTGAGCAAAACGGTATCGTCTTCTTGGATGAGATCGATAAAGTGGTTCGCAAAGGCCAATCAGGTGGAGCTGATGTATCACGTGAAGGCGTTCAGCGTGATTTACTACCATTAATCGAAGGCACTAGCGTAACGACTAAGCACGGTATTATCAAAACCGATCACATTCTGTTTATCGCATCCGGTGCGTTCCACTTAGCGAAGCCTTCTGATCTGATTCCGGAGCTGCAGGGTCGTTTACCGATTCGTGTTGAGTTAGAAGCTCTAACTGCAAAAGACTTTGAGCGTATTTTGGTTGAGCCTCACGCATCACTGACTGAGCAATATGTTGGCCTGCTGCAAACTGAAGGCGTTAATTTGACCTTCACTCAAGATGGTATTGAGCGCATTGCCAAGCATGCCTTTGATGTGAACTCCAGCACTGAGAACATCGGTGCGCGTCGTTTGCACACCATTGTTGAGCGTTTGCTGGAAGATGAGCTATATCGTGCGCCAGACTGTGAAGCTGAGGTTGTTGTTGACGGTAAGAAAGTTGATGATACGCTTGGCCCATTGGTTCAGGATGAAGATCTGTCTCGCTATATCTTGTAA
- the hslV gene encoding ATP-dependent protease subunit HslV, with the protein MEQYRGTTILSVRRNGKVVIGGDGQVSLGNTVMKGNARKVRRLHDGQVIAGFAGGTADAFTLFERFEAKLEQYNGNLTRAAIELAKDWRSDRAMRRLEALLAVADSETSLIITGNGDVIEPEDNLIAIGSGGPFAQSAARALLDNTDMSARDIVEKGLGIAADICIYTNHNRTIEEL; encoded by the coding sequence GTGGAGCAATATCGAGGAACAACGATCCTTTCGGTACGCCGGAATGGCAAAGTCGTAATTGGCGGAGACGGTCAAGTCTCATTGGGCAACACCGTCATGAAAGGAAACGCTCGCAAAGTTCGACGTTTACACGATGGTCAGGTCATTGCAGGCTTCGCAGGCGGTACCGCCGATGCCTTTACCCTGTTTGAGCGCTTTGAAGCCAAACTGGAGCAGTACAACGGTAACCTGACCCGTGCAGCCATTGAGCTAGCTAAAGACTGGCGAAGCGATCGCGCAATGCGCCGTCTGGAAGCCTTGTTGGCCGTCGCCGATAGCGAAACTTCATTAATCATTACCGGTAATGGGGATGTTATTGAGCCGGAAGATAATCTGATCGCCATTGGCTCTGGTGGCCCGTTTGCGCAATCAGCCGCGCGTGCGCTCTTGGACAATACTGATATGTCGGCCCGTGATATCGTGGAAAAAGGCTTAGGTATTGCAGCAGATATCTGTATCTACACCAATCACAACCGTACTATCGAAGAACTTTAA
- the lptM gene encoding LPS translocon maturation chaperone LptM: MFKQVCWGNRIFLIMVMGLFFVSLLSGCGTKGDLYLPKAKAADTTQDKQKTK, translated from the coding sequence ATGTTTAAGCAAGTTTGCTGGGGAAACCGGATTTTTTTAATCATGGTAATGGGGCTGTTTTTTGTCTCATTACTTAGTGGCTGTGGCACAAAGGGTGATCTTTACCTGCCAAAAGCGAAAGCAGCTGACACCACTCAAGATAAGCAGAAAACAAAATAA
- the lysA gene encoding diaminopimelate decarboxylase, producing the protein MDYFNYKQGQLYAEDVSVKGIANTYGTPCYIYSRATLERHWHAFNNAFGDHDHLICYSVKACSNLAILNLFARLGSGFDIVSVGELERVIAAGGDPGKVVFSGVGKRDDEMRRALEVGIRCFNIESEAELDRLNSVAREMGKAAAISIRVNPDVDAKTHPYISTGLKENKFGIDIKTVEAVYERAESMPNIKVDGIDCHIGSQLTEVSPFLDALDRVLDLADRLKEKGITISHLDLGGGLGVRYNEETPPLPAEYMQKMMENERLKDYEVVIEPGRAIVANAAILVSRVEYLKPGETKSFAIVDAAMNDLLRPSLYQAWQRIIPVKEEPAVESSLYDIVGPICETGDFLGKDRELALEQGDLIAIRSSGAYGFSMSSNYNTRPRACEVLIDGEQVHQIRRRETIQELFAGESLLP; encoded by the coding sequence ATGGATTACTTTAATTATAAGCAAGGCCAGCTCTACGCTGAAGATGTGTCGGTCAAAGGCATTGCAAATACCTATGGCACACCCTGTTATATCTATTCACGGGCGACCTTGGAGCGCCACTGGCATGCCTTTAATAATGCCTTTGGCGATCATGACCACCTGATCTGCTATTCGGTAAAGGCGTGTTCTAACTTAGCCATTCTGAATTTATTTGCCCGCTTAGGCTCAGGCTTCGACATTGTATCGGTTGGCGAGCTGGAGCGTGTGATTGCGGCTGGTGGAGACCCTGGAAAAGTGGTTTTCTCAGGCGTTGGTAAGCGTGACGATGAAATGCGCCGTGCACTGGAAGTCGGTATTCGCTGCTTTAATATCGAATCTGAGGCTGAATTAGACCGTTTGAATAGCGTTGCTCGTGAAATGGGTAAGGCTGCTGCGATCTCTATTCGGGTTAATCCGGATGTTGATGCGAAAACTCACCCGTATATTTCTACCGGTTTGAAAGAAAATAAATTCGGCATTGATATTAAAACCGTTGAAGCGGTGTATGAGCGTGCGGAAAGCATGCCAAATATCAAAGTCGATGGAATTGATTGTCATATCGGTTCTCAGTTGACAGAAGTATCTCCATTTTTAGATGCGCTGGACCGCGTACTGGATCTGGCTGATCGCTTAAAAGAGAAAGGCATTACCATTAGCCATCTTGATTTAGGAGGTGGACTGGGCGTGCGTTACAACGAAGAAACCCCACCATTGCCTGCTGAATACATGCAGAAAATGATGGAAAACGAGCGCCTGAAAGATTACGAAGTGGTGATCGAGCCAGGCCGTGCGATTGTCGCGAATGCAGCAATTTTGGTGTCTCGTGTGGAATACCTGAAACCTGGCGAAACCAAGAGCTTTGCGATTGTTGATGCGGCGATGAATGACTTATTGCGCCCATCTTTGTATCAGGCATGGCAGCGGATTATTCCGGTGAAGGAAGAACCAGCGGTTGAAAGCAGCTTGTATGACATCGTTGGCCCAATTTGCGAAACTGGCGATTTCCTTGGAAAAGACCGTGAGTTGGCGCTGGAACAAGGCGATTTGATTGCGATTCGCTCTTCAGGCGCTTATGGCTTTAGCATGTCATCTAACTACAACACGCGTCCTCGGGCTTGTGAAGTATTGATCGATGGCGAGCAAGTGCATCAAATCCGTCGTCGCGAGACGATTCAGGAGTTATTTGCTGGTGAGTCTTTGCTGCCATAA
- a CDS encoding alpha/beta hydrolase yields MKLERETIELGTDIRHAVIWLHGLGADGNDFVPIVPELKLDKSIGVRFIFPHAPSRPVTLNNGYTMPAWYDIISLDRSKNASEDDILTTVGWINELIEEQIQLGIEPENIIMAGFSQGGVIALHTALRYPKRLGGLMALSTYFPFADEVLSKLPKGYDQIPVFAAHGTYDPVIPVAWWEDYVPKLEKHGFDVLSKTYPMEHSVHPSEIQDMGMWFRDVLTDSTD; encoded by the coding sequence ATGAAATTGGAACGCGAAACAATCGAGCTGGGTACTGACATTCGTCATGCGGTCATCTGGTTACATGGCTTGGGTGCCGATGGTAATGACTTTGTGCCGATCGTGCCGGAGCTAAAGCTGGATAAAAGCATTGGCGTGCGCTTTATTTTTCCGCATGCGCCATCTCGCCCAGTCACGCTGAATAACGGTTATACGATGCCAGCTTGGTATGACATTATTTCTTTAGATCGCAGTAAAAATGCCAGTGAAGACGACATTCTGACGACGGTGGGCTGGATTAATGAACTGATCGAAGAGCAAATTCAGCTGGGCATCGAGCCTGAAAATATTATTATGGCTGGCTTCTCCCAAGGTGGTGTAATTGCCCTGCATACGGCATTGCGTTATCCCAAGCGTTTAGGTGGCCTAATGGCACTATCTACCTACTTTCCCTTTGCCGATGAAGTGTTGTCGAAATTGCCAAAAGGCTATGATCAGATTCCGGTATTTGCGGCGCATGGCACGTATGATCCGGTGATTCCAGTGGCATGGTGGGAAGACTATGTGCCAAAACTGGAAAAGCATGGCTTCGATGTACTTTCCAAAACGTATCCCATGGAACATTCGGTACACCCCTCTGAGATTCAGGACATGGGGATGTGGTTTCGGGATGTATTAACGGACTCAACAGACTAA
- a CDS encoding class II aldolase and adducin N-terminal domain-containing protein, with product MPTSHSQDPHWQQRVDLAAAFRSAARLNLNEAVANHFSLAVNDDGTEFLINPNQRHFGLIKASELLLLDANDPDVLKQPNAPDPTAWGLHGSVHRYCPHARCVMHVHSMFSTVLASLADSRLLPIDQNTATFYQRYVIDDSFGGLAFEAEGERCSRLLGDPKVKVMIMGNHGLLVLGDSVADTFNRLYYFERSAETYIRALQTGQPLRVLSHEVAEKTASELDDYPDQSQRHFDDLKTLLDRSEPDYKE from the coding sequence ATGCCCACTTCACACTCACAAGACCCACACTGGCAACAACGCGTTGATTTAGCCGCCGCCTTTCGCAGTGCTGCACGGCTTAACCTCAACGAAGCCGTCGCTAATCACTTTTCCTTAGCGGTGAATGATGATGGTACTGAGTTTTTGATTAACCCTAATCAACGACACTTTGGGCTGATTAAGGCTAGCGAATTATTACTGTTGGATGCTAATGATCCGGATGTCTTAAAGCAGCCCAATGCGCCAGACCCAACCGCGTGGGGCTTACATGGCTCAGTACATCGCTACTGCCCACATGCGCGCTGCGTTATGCATGTGCATTCCATGTTTTCTACGGTATTAGCTTCACTGGCCGACAGTCGCTTACTGCCAATAGATCAAAATACTGCCACGTTTTACCAGCGCTATGTGATTGATGACAGCTTTGGGGGCTTGGCATTTGAAGCTGAGGGTGAGCGTTGTTCACGCTTGCTGGGTGATCCCAAAGTTAAGGTGATGATTATGGGTAATCACGGCCTGCTAGTACTTGGTGATAGCGTGGCGGACACCTTTAATCGCCTATATTACTTTGAGCGCTCCGCGGAAACCTATATTCGCGCGCTGCAAACAGGTCAGCCATTACGGGTGCTATCTCATGAAGTTGCAGAAAAAACGGCTAGCGAATTGGATGACTATCCCGACCAGTCGCAGCGCCACTTTGATGACCTGAAAACGCTGCTTGATCGTAGTGAGCCTGATTATAAGGAATAA
- a CDS encoding TauD/TfdA family dioxygenase, with amino-acid sequence MLQLHDNGLTLSLPNADAAYFNYYWLRDNCPSSWDTDTQERSFDILAEADHLRPLEISDDADHLYLTWPSGHQSTYHKDWLSQWHTPSSDNAPGHGDIAIRARRSWYADQYEQIARFSFDDLITRPAKVADWIEALLDEGIALITDMPDSDEGLQQACELIGTVRPSFSGYAFNVRTEVKPVNLAYTARALELHTDLPPEELAPGVQFLHCRVNDAEGGQSLFVDATSVANEFREHYPDYFKLLTETKVPFRYTTDTQDVRARQRIIELDPVNGEVSGISFSQHLSDIFDMPQTFMDEFYPAFRKFGQMLQDPKYLMRFRLNAGECIVFDNHRIAHGRGSFIEGSGARHLRGCYIDRGEMRSTYRALRKEYPNVTDTQEE; translated from the coding sequence ATGCTACAGCTTCATGATAACGGTCTGACCCTTTCCCTGCCCAATGCTGACGCAGCCTATTTTAACTATTACTGGCTGCGGGATAACTGCCCCAGCTCTTGGGATACCGATACGCAGGAACGAAGTTTCGACATTCTCGCCGAAGCCGACCACCTAAGGCCGCTTGAAATCAGTGATGACGCTGATCACCTATACCTCACTTGGCCAAGCGGTCACCAAAGCACTTACCACAAAGACTGGCTAAGCCAATGGCACACACCAAGCAGTGATAATGCACCCGGCCATGGCGATATTGCCATCCGAGCACGCCGCAGCTGGTACGCCGATCAATATGAGCAAATTGCCCGCTTTAGCTTTGATGACCTCATTACGCGCCCAGCCAAAGTCGCTGACTGGATTGAGGCGCTGCTTGATGAAGGCATTGCACTGATTACCGACATGCCAGATAGCGATGAAGGTTTGCAACAAGCCTGCGAGCTAATTGGTACCGTACGCCCCTCTTTTTCAGGTTACGCCTTTAATGTGCGCACCGAAGTAAAGCCCGTCAATCTCGCTTATACCGCCAGAGCATTGGAGTTGCATACCGATTTGCCCCCTGAAGAACTCGCTCCCGGTGTGCAATTTCTGCATTGCCGAGTCAATGACGCTGAAGGTGGCCAGAGCCTGTTTGTCGATGCCACCAGCGTTGCTAATGAGTTCCGCGAGCATTATCCTGACTACTTCAAACTACTGACCGAGACCAAAGTCCCCTTCCGCTACACCACCGACACGCAAGATGTTCGTGCCCGCCAGCGTATTATTGAACTCGATCCGGTCAACGGTGAAGTCAGTGGCATTAGTTTTAGCCAACATTTATCCGACATTTTCGATATGCCACAAACGTTTATGGATGAGTTTTATCCGGCATTTCGTAAATTTGGCCAAATGCTACAAGACCCTAAATACCTAATGCGCTTCAGGCTGAATGCTGGTGAATGCATTGTGTTTGATAACCATCGCATTGCACATGGTCGCGGCTCATTTATTGAAGGCAGTGGCGCGCGCCACCTACGCGGCTGTTATATTGATCGAGGCGAAATGCGTAGTACCTACCGGGCATTGCGCAAGGAATATCCTAACGTTACCGACACTCAAGAGGAATAA
- the yaaA gene encoding peroxide stress protein YaaA translates to MLVTLSPSKGQNFDFPMPDADYSVPAQLDQSQILIDELRDYAPPQIESMMSISENLANLNFERFQQFHTPFNPENAKPALFAFKGDVYSGIDSASFTKDDLNYAQDHLRILSGLYGALRPMDLIQPYRLEMKTKLKNPRGANLYEFWGDQITDSLNAVLAEQEEAVLVNLASNEYYKSVKPKQVKGRILNIDFKETKDGKTRIIAFYAKKARGMMADFIIRNRIESPEGIKDFDIAGYKYAAELSSKDKWVFERQQPEAAS, encoded by the coding sequence ATGCTCGTTACATTGTCGCCCTCTAAGGGCCAAAATTTCGATTTTCCAATGCCAGACGCGGATTATAGCGTGCCGGCTCAGCTTGATCAGTCGCAAATTCTGATTGATGAATTGCGCGACTATGCACCACCGCAAATCGAAAGCATGATGAGCATCAGTGAGAACCTCGCGAATCTAAACTTTGAGCGCTTTCAACAGTTTCACACCCCATTTAATCCCGAGAATGCCAAACCGGCATTGTTTGCATTTAAAGGGGATGTGTATTCAGGGATTGATAGCGCCAGCTTCACTAAAGATGATCTGAACTATGCCCAAGATCATTTGCGGATTCTATCAGGCCTGTATGGCGCCTTGCGTCCGATGGACTTGATTCAGCCTTACCGCCTGGAAATGAAAACCAAGCTGAAAAACCCACGCGGTGCGAACTTGTATGAGTTCTGGGGTGATCAGATTACCGATAGTCTGAATGCCGTCTTGGCAGAACAGGAAGAAGCAGTCTTGGTTAACCTGGCATCCAATGAGTATTATAAATCGGTCAAACCCAAACAGGTTAAAGGCCGTATTCTAAATATCGACTTTAAAGAAACCAAAGATGGTAAGACGCGCATCATTGCTTTCTATGCCAAAAAAGCCCGTGGCATGATGGCAGACTTCATTATCCGCAACCGAATTGAGTCACCCGAGGGTATCAAAGATTTCGATATCGCTGGCTATAAATACGCAGCTGAATTATCCAGCAAAGACAAGTGGGTATTTGAGCGCCAACAGCCAGAAGCAGCTAGCTAA
- a CDS encoding YfhL family 4Fe-4S dicluster ferredoxin: MSLIITDECINCDVCEPECPNDAISMGDEIYEIDPDRCTECVGHFDEPQCVEVCPVDCIPKDPNRVEDQDTLMKKYEHLMAE; this comes from the coding sequence ATGTCATTGATTATTACTGACGAATGCATCAATTGTGATGTTTGCGAGCCTGAGTGCCCAAATGACGCCATTTCTATGGGCGATGAGATCTATGAAATCGACCCTGATCGCTGCACCGAGTGTGTTGGCCATTTTGACGAGCCACAGTGTGTAGAAGTGTGCCCGGTTGATTGCATTCCAAAAGATCCGAATCGCGTTGAAGATCAGGATACCCTGATGAAGAAATACGAACACCTAATGGCAGAATAA
- a CDS encoding DNA polymerase II — MITQLNGFLLTRQWRDTPTGIELSFWLSTDQGPLRLVINGEQAVCFIRHDNPMRLPPRISRKPLPLKTLAGESVDGLYFQQQRELNALRDHLSHDKTQLNESEVKPTERYLMERFITASVCARGELIQRDGYLEMLQPQLKASDYAPSLKWVSLDIETHDLRGKLYSIAVTSADKRHVFMVCHPQQPNVTADTPQDFELDWFDTERDALQACFDWIQREDPDLILGWNVIGFDLSFIKWKCQQLKLPFALGRGNETATVLEAKNGGQIDVARVPGRVVLDGISCLKGAFWNFEHYELGHVAQQILGEDKLISAEGDKLAEIRRQYREEPLRLAAYNIQDCVLVACIFEKADLINFSIERARMTGLAMDRQGGSTAAFDHLYLPRLHRQGYVAPDIGSQQNQATSPGGYVMDSMPGLYRNVLVLDFKSLYPSIIRTFKIDPLGLAIGLSEPESPAIPGFAGARFSRDNYILPDLVTQLWKDRDMAKQHKDAPLSYAIKIIMNSFYGVLGSSGCRFFNPQLASSITRRGHEIIQQSAAFIGEQGYTVIYGDTDSVFVHLDEQASETEANEIGQQLAAALNQHWAQTLQERFDIPSNLEIEYETHYLRFLMPTIRGSEAGSKKRYAGVVRRNDELSMVFKGLETVRTDWTTLAKTFQQELYRRIFNDLPYADYVREVTDQLFAGECDDQLVYTKRLRRPLESYISSQPPHVKAARKMQKPGKRIQYLMTLNGPDPIENITAKPDYQHYQEKQLQPVADSILYFVGTSYERLTQRQMDVFG; from the coding sequence ATGATAACGCAACTTAACGGCTTTCTGCTCACCAGACAATGGCGTGATACGCCCACTGGCATCGAACTCAGTTTCTGGCTTAGCACAGATCAGGGGCCGCTACGTCTGGTGATTAATGGCGAGCAAGCGGTCTGCTTTATTCGCCACGATAATCCAATGCGTTTACCGCCTCGTATTAGCCGCAAACCCTTACCACTGAAAACATTGGCTGGCGAGTCCGTCGATGGCTTGTATTTTCAGCAACAGCGTGAGCTTAACGCCCTGCGCGACCATCTCTCTCACGATAAAACACAGCTGAATGAGTCCGAAGTAAAGCCCACCGAGCGGTATTTAATGGAGCGCTTTATTACGGCCTCAGTCTGTGCGCGTGGCGAGCTAATCCAGCGAGATGGCTATCTTGAAATGCTCCAGCCACAGCTGAAAGCCAGCGACTACGCCCCTAGCCTAAAATGGGTCTCTCTGGATATAGAAACGCATGATTTACGCGGCAAGCTCTATTCTATCGCTGTCACCAGCGCCGATAAGCGACACGTATTTATGGTGTGTCATCCCCAGCAACCCAATGTCACGGCAGATACCCCCCAAGACTTTGAATTGGATTGGTTTGATACCGAGCGCGACGCTCTGCAAGCCTGTTTTGACTGGATTCAGCGCGAAGACCCCGACCTGATTCTCGGCTGGAATGTGATTGGCTTTGATTTAAGTTTTATCAAATGGAAATGTCAGCAACTGAAACTGCCCTTTGCTTTAGGCCGCGGCAATGAAACCGCGACGGTACTTGAAGCCAAAAACGGCGGTCAAATTGATGTTGCCCGAGTCCCCGGTCGCGTAGTACTCGATGGCATCAGCTGTTTAAAAGGCGCATTCTGGAATTTCGAGCATTACGAATTGGGCCATGTAGCCCAGCAAATTCTCGGCGAAGATAAGCTAATCAGTGCAGAAGGCGACAAACTTGCTGAAATTCGCCGTCAATACCGCGAAGAACCCTTACGGCTAGCCGCCTATAATATTCAGGATTGCGTATTAGTGGCCTGCATCTTTGAAAAAGCTGATCTGATTAACTTCTCCATCGAACGCGCCCGCATGACAGGTTTAGCGATGGACCGCCAAGGTGGTTCTACCGCCGCTTTTGATCATTTATATTTGCCACGCTTGCACCGCCAAGGTTATGTCGCGCCCGATATTGGTAGCCAGCAAAACCAAGCCACCAGCCCCGGTGGCTATGTGATGGACTCAATGCCGGGCCTGTATCGCAATGTGTTAGTGCTGGATTTTAAAAGCCTGTATCCCAGTATTATCCGCACTTTTAAAATTGATCCGCTGGGCTTAGCTATTGGATTGAGCGAACCTGAGTCACCCGCCATTCCCGGTTTTGCAGGCGCACGTTTTTCTCGTGATAATTACATTCTTCCTGATTTAGTTACTCAGCTCTGGAAAGATCGCGACATGGCCAAGCAGCATAAAGACGCTCCATTATCCTATGCCATCAAGATTATTATGAATTCGTTTTACGGGGTGCTTGGCTCATCTGGTTGTCGCTTTTTCAATCCGCAGTTAGCCAGCAGCATCACCCGCCGAGGCCATGAAATCATTCAGCAAAGCGCGGCCTTTATTGGTGAACAAGGCTATACCGTGATTTATGGCGATACCGACTCGGTCTTTGTGCATCTGGATGAGCAAGCCAGCGAAACCGAAGCCAATGAAATCGGCCAGCAACTCGCCGCGGCACTCAATCAACACTGGGCTCAAACCTTACAAGAACGCTTCGATATCCCCTCCAATCTGGAAATCGAATACGAAACGCATTATCTACGCTTTTTAATGCCGACTATTCGCGGCAGTGAAGCGGGTAGCAAAAAGCGTTATGCCGGCGTTGTGCGCCGAAATGATGAACTCAGCATGGTGTTTAAGGGTTTAGAAACCGTCCGCACCGACTGGACTACGCTGGCCAAAACCTTTCAGCAAGAGCTTTACCGACGCATCTTTAATGACCTGCCCTATGCTGATTATGTCCGCGAAGTCACTGATCAGCTATTTGCCGGCGAGTGCGATGATCAACTGGTTTACACCAAACGCCTGCGCCGCCCGCTAGAGAGCTATATCAGCAGCCAGCCACCCCATGTGAAAGCCGCTCGCAAAATGCAAAAGCCCGGCAAGCGAATCCAATACCTGATGACACTCAATGGACCCGACCCCATTGAAAATATCACCGCTAAGCCCGATTATCAGCACTATCAGGAAAAGCAGTTGCAACCCGTCGCCGATAGCATTTTATACTTTGTCGGTACCTCCTATGAGCGGCTCACACAAAGGCAAATGGATGTTTTTGGCTAG